The genomic stretch GCGAATTCATATGCCAACACGTCGAGCCATTTGTGTGCAAGTTTGTAAAAGTGGATCTCTCGCAGGTTAGGGTTAGCAACTGACTTGCAAATTTTGCAAGAGCAGAGTACCAATCTAATGTATGGCTCGGTTCAGGTCCCGAAAACATGATTCGGGAACCGGATTTGGAGCGTCTTGTAACCCTTTCTGAGTAATAAAATCCTCTTTTACCCGGAAAAAAAAGTCGAGCCATTTCTTTGTTAATTAAGAAAAAATGATTTTAATTTGTGTGTCAGAAAGTATTGAGAACACTCTCCAGACCGTTAAGAGCCGCGAGAGAAAAGATGGGAGATCATCTCAGATTTCCATCCCCTAGGTTGGCGGCACTGCCAATCCCCACCCTGCTTTTGATGTCCTTTTTAGGGACGGTTCATGTTCATTGATTTGTTCTTGTGTCTTAACAGGGGTGGTGAGGCGGCGGCAATATCCCGATATcataataaggtcctccccgctcTACCCTGCTCTTGTGGCCCAGTGTGTGTGGAGTTGTGTGTTTGGTGATCTTCTAGGGCCCCGTCGATTTTCATCTTCGTTGGTGTGATTGCAGATTTGGCTCTTTCGATCTACAGTTCTTATCTTTTGCCATAGTTTCTGCTCTAGTGTGTTGGTTGTTTGGGGACTTAGCATGATGAGTTTCCATCTATCTACCAAAAAAAAGCTTACTATGACAAATTTTGCTCGACTCCGGTGAGAGAGGGGAATGACGACGACACCCCTTCGGTTTTCTCTAGTGCTTCTAGTCATCACTAGGTGGTACAAGGATCTATTTTTAATCGTTATTACTTATAGGGTTCTTTGTACTATTAttcatgattattaatagattggtggACCTATTTACCAAAAAAAGAAATACAGTAATTTGATGAGTTAGTATCGTTAATATTCTTAAGCTCATATGCAGGCCAATAAATCAAGTGATGCCAAAAAAAAGCCCAAAGCGCGAGCCGATATTGCGTGAGAACTTGTGACAATAGGTGCGTGACCGGAGTGCAAAGGCGTGATAAGATGGCACAGTAATacagtatgtgtgtgtgtgtgttaagTTATCTGATGTGTGGACCTATGTGGTAGCGGTGGGTGTGTTGTGGCCTTGTGGGCCAGTAAAGCCGATTGCCCTAGCTGGATTTGGTATGACTAAATCTataagaggtcgtttggtatccatcatttgggcctggaatcctggaattcattttggaattccataagtgggctgtttggttgccacagaattgtgctgtcatttcatttaggaattcTAGCAAAATGACTCCATGGGTAAACATGATTCCAAGTTGAaacctgtcatttgcaattctctATGGAAGTCTCTAcacattcaatattgaattctgctgtcatttgcaattcctgtggcaaccaaacaagtgtatatttctgaaattacaatgtaaatgaaatgaatacatgtattcattttcaaatgctacaaacgaaatgaaagcctggcttccaaacgacctctaagagtcgtttggtatccatcatttgagtctggaatcctggaattcattttggaatttcataggtggactgtttggttgccacagaattggactgtcattttatttaggaaatccagcaaaataatgccatgggtaaacacaattccaagctgagacctgtcatttgtgtttctctatggaagccacttacaaattcaatattgaattctgctgtcatttgcaattcctgtggcaaccaaacaagtgtccatttctagaattacaatgtaaatgaaatgaatacatgtattcatttcaaaatgctacaaacgaaatgaaagcctggcttccaaacgacctcTAAGAGGTATCGGAAGTTTTCTGCTCCTCTCGCTCTTTGATTCTTCTTCCCCACGACAGATATCTTGGTTCAGAGCTCACCCTAGCAATTATACTAGCAAGGGAATCAAATATAACTTACTCGGGCCTTAAGTTACATAGTTGCATGACCCTTAAGTTATAGAAATTTTGGGAGGAAAAAGTTTTCTCGACTGTTCATTCAAAACTTTTCATTTTACCTAAACTATATAATTTCAAATTCGGCTATGAAAAATATCATGCACATACATATGTATGTCTTCTAACcgcaaaaaaaacaaattttttaGAGCGGTAGAAATACGAATTTTGGGGCGTCACAGTATTTCTGGTTCAATAGTAGCTTCGGGAGTACCTGGGAGCCACCACCTATTTTCCTAGGAAGGGATAGTACATTTGCTTTTAGATTTAACCAATCCCATTTCTCTCGGCTTTGAGCTGTGAAATCCCCGAGACAGGTCTCAAGCTAGCAATCAATTTTGATACTAGTACATCTTGGCAACGACTCTGTAGATACCTCATTTTCTATCGGCTTTGAGCTATGAATTCCCCGTGTCAGGTTGGAGAATGGGGGCACGTGATTCGCTGAACTTGCTGCTTGATCCCTTGTAAGTCATGTTCTGGTTGATTTGATCTTGAGATCAGGCACCACGACACCCTTCAAGATCTCCGTGTAGACCAGTTGGTCTTATCGGGGATGGGTGTAAACTTGCCTCTTGATCGCTTCTAAGTCATGTTCTGGTTGGCTTGACCTTGAGAACGGGCACCACGACACCCTTCAAGCTCTACCAGTTGGTCTTATCAGGGATGTGTGTAAACTTGCATATTGATCCCTTGTAAGTCATGTTCTGGTTGACTTGACCTTGATATCGGGAACAATGACACCCTTCAAGCTCTCTGTGCAGACCTAGTTGATCTTATAGGGGTGCATGAGGCGTCGGCGCAAGTAGAAGAATCCATGGAGAAAATCCACTCGAGCCTCGACTCGTTGCACGACGTGGTAGCCAACATCGACACCATGCAACATCAGATGCAATCACATCTAGACAACTAGGCGTTGACGGTGTAGGGGACATCGTGACTTAACAAGGCGATGATGTGCGCTGACGGAGCGAGTAGACGCCGATGTGCATAGCTTCCACTCACCTCCTTGCTTGGAGTAGTCTCATGCGCCATGTTTCCTAGCTCAAGAATTACCTACCTGACTACACTCTAGTTTTCTCCCAAAATTGCTTGCTCTTGATATGTTGAAGACATTTCATGTACGCATTGCGGGTGCATGGTAAAAACAAGGAAGTATACCATAAGACAAGTTATGATCAAATGGTCGCACCTACTAGAGGATTCTACTACACGGGAGGACTACGATTGTGTTAGCCTCGCGATTTCCTAATATTCTTTCTTGGGGTCAAGCAAGTGCCTCTCTGAGGAAAATGTCACATAGGCAGTAGCGCATTAGCCGCAAGTATGTGCCACCGTAGTGCAAATGCGTAATAAGGTGGCACAATGGGTGTGTGTTGAGTTACCTAACGTGTGAGCGCTAGTGTTAGGTGTGTTGTGGGCTACTAAAACCAATTGCTTTAACTGGATTTAGCATCACTAAAGAAGAAACGAAGAATGAATAATTCTCACCACAATCATCATGAATCAAATCTTATGCTAGCAATCATACTATCGAAGGAATAATAGAAAACTTAATCTTTGGTTTTCAAGGTCCAAACCTTATCCATGCCGTGGTGTAGAGATTGCCACGAGCCAATAGCCACAGTTTCTATCAGGTGGGCACATAAAGAGAGGGCGGCATAGATTTTCCTCAGGCTAGTTAGGCTATATCCCCACCCAAGGCACATGCCTGAATTCCTCAAGCAAATCTATTGCAAATGAAAATGAATCATATTCTTGAAACACTTTGAAAATAAAAGATAGCATTGGGAAAATTGGGCTAGCCTTAGGACTGGCCAGCTCTAGCTCAGTGTTGCAAAGGTGCCCAGCTAATGTAGGGAAGGGagagcacctcctccaccactacCCATCTCTGGTTCCAATGCCTCTTCCTTTCCACTTATCTTCCTCCTCAAAGAAGTGATCACAGGACTTGTACTCTTCAGTGCCACACGCCCCAACATTACATTGATGGAAAGATGAAAAGGTAGAAGTTTGTCTTCTCTTAGATAGCGTGCACTACAATCAAGGATAATAGCGATCATAACATTGCAAAAGAAGACAACCTTCTCCACAATAACGTAGAAGCACATAAGAGGAGAGTAAGTTCCCTACCACTGTAAGTTGTCCTTGTAATGCTCGTGGGACGCTCTTGTCTAATGGACATTGTTCCTTGCTAGCATTTCCACACTCTACCACTTCCACAATCCACCGCCACCAATCTTGTCCTCtcactttgtttggaacaaacttTTGATCGAAGGATGTACACTTCCACCCTTTTCCAACATTCAATAAAACAATTACTTTAACAGGAGTAGCTGAAGGCAACAAGCTTCGCTTTACCTCCTTTTGCTTGCCACTTATTCATAACAAATGATGCAAGGGAATGCTTAGGAAAAGTGTAATCTCGCAAAAAAAAGAAGAGTTGAACTGGTTTGGTTTTGATTTGGTTTTTATGTCACTTCCAGTGTTTGGGTAGTATGCCGCTCCCATTTTACATTGCCACCATCTCGCCTGCCAACCTATTCGCGAGAATTGATACTATGACTTAACCGCTCACATTTGAACTCAAGTTCCACTTGCAAGCATAGAAAGTTTTAGCTAAAAATTAGAATCGTTTGATCTAGTATATTTTTAACATAAAGACACATACTTTCACCcgacactacgggaaaaacagactttgccgtgcaactatttgcacggcaaagagccctatttgcacggcaaaggctttgccgtgcgaccccgcacggcaaagatcgcacGGCAATGTTATCGACGGCAAAgacttctttgccgtgtgactcgccaacgttgcacggcaaaggctttgccgtgtgacgccgcacggcaaaggtcgcttctttgccgtgtgcctaacatgttttatctaaaaaaaagtccCAAACTGGCTGGTCTGGGAATCGAACCTAGGACACAGAGTAGGgaaagcgtgcaaccttgccactgagctatgtgttcatttgttgataactataccatgccatgccttttgagatgagaaaaaatccagtttctacatctttgccgtgcgcttacactaggcaaaggcttctttgccgtgcgtttttcaaaaacactaggcaaaggctgctttgccgtgcaacccagctgcgcgcacggcaaaggatgaggcacggcaatgcccaacgcctttgccgtgcaccaagtctttgccgtgcggtgtgttggaccattgccgtgcacctttctttgccgtgcggcctcttccatctttgccgtgaatcgtatctttgccgtgcgcttgtgTTATCTTTCCCGTGAccaaggtctttgccgtgcgtttttatctgtgcgcacggcaaagatttctttgccgtgcggggacacacggcaaagaaatgctgcACGGCGACGcatatttttcccgtagtgcgATTGGTATAAATGTAAATCTAGCATAGCGAGGATGAAACACTGTCACATATAATGATGAGTTCAGGCAAGAGACGAAAGAAAATAGATGCAAATATTTCCGAAAGGAGAAAAGTGGCAGAATAGTGCAGCACGCTGGTGCCCACAAAACATTAAGAAGCATTTTTCCAAAAAGGAACGCACATTCAACATAGGTCAGGTACATACCCCATCGTGTAACCTTCATTGGAAATTATACTACTCGCAGGTCACACCGGTAGTCGTTTTTTCATTTTAATAACTGATATATAGGTCACCATGATGTTACTTTAGATACACCACTATTTGAAATCAAATTCGTCGCTGTGTTGCCAAATAATTACTCGCTCCATCCCACAATATAAAGATAACTTCCAACACTTCTTATACTGTGGGACAGAAGGAGCATTTGCCAATGCCGAACAGAACTTCATTTGGAAAACCTGAATATCCAATTGCAAACATCAGTACTAAAAAAACTGCCGTATTTATGGGATTTTATTTACCAAAAAAATATGTCCTATTACGCGTATCACAGGGCACTGTGCTTGCTGTACTTCTGATTAGTCATTTAACATAACAATGTGCCAGTACTTCGACGGACCAAAAGGGGTTGCAATATAAATGGCATTTAATTGATAACCATCATAAATGTACACTATTTGTCATTGACGAAACAGCTTGTATTGCGACAGACTATACTTCTGTCCAATGTTACCTTATACAATGCAGGTTTCACAAGAATGATCTCCAAGCAGCAGCAGCTATGTCTTGAAGCAACACAACCAAAAAATTGACCTCAGCAAACAATTGTTGCTGTCATTCTTACCTCTTCTGAGGAAGGTGCGCCCTAATGGGAGCTAGGGCAGATATGCTACATCAGAATATTCATTTGCTAACTATACCTATTTACAGAAACCAAATAGGTAACACATCAGGTTCCATGTGCTAGAAACTGGGACAGCACATACCACAATGAATCTGGAGGCCAGACCTGGAATTCAATCGCTTCCATACTTTTTGGGTTTGGGGACTCGTTTGCTCTTCCGGGGTTCCACAGCTACAAAAATAGGCTTTTCATTCTTCAAACTGTGTAGGTCTTTCTCAATTTTCTTCTTTGCAGGTACCTCAGGGGACTTTTTGGCTTGGTCTTCCAAAGGTGGCAGAGAGCTCACAAGTTTCTTCTTTGATTTCTTGCCTCGTTTACTTCCAGGGCCAACTGCCTTCACAGTTGAAGCTATTTCATGAACTGGTTCATGCTTAACCAACTGTCTTGCAACAGTCTCTTCTCCTCTGAAAAGAAGGGTGTTAGCAACCTTATTAGCGAGCTTCACTTGATTCTCTGCTTCCTTCTTGACCCTCTCAAACTGCTGGTACTCTTCCAACTGGGCTGCTTGATTGTATATAAGGACATCATCAGCACTCTGTAAAAATAACAAAGAAAACATCAGCTAAAAGTGTCTTCAGCTTATATTCATCCAGTTGAGGTTAGTATTTTTCCATTTCACAACAATTCAAAGAGAAAACTATGAACCTGACACATGGTTAATTTAACTTCAACTACAATCATGAACGGACGGTAGATCTAGGAAACGTAGCGGAAACAGCATGAATCCTATGAGCTTCAGCATTGTTTCCTTATAAAAGTGCAAAGTTCAGTAAAGAGCGCCCAAAAatcattattttcagattttcacACAGCAAATACTCTCAAAAACAATGTCAACAATCTACTTCAAGATGGTTACATTACAAAGACCTGCATTCATACAACTGAAAATTCTAATATGGTAACACTCaaaatatgatttattattattatatcagCTCTGAATTGTCAAATTCAAAGTAATCTTTAAATACTGCTTTGTAAAAATTACACAAGAATGATATGCTATGGAATATGATCTTACTTCTTTGTATAACTCTCCTACATGAGTATGAATTAAGGGATTGTCTGCACCAAAGATTGTCTCAAATGTGACTTTCTTTGCATACGGCTGTGTTGCACCTTCTTCTGCAAAATTTCTCTTGGCATATCCCGTTACATAGCCAGTGGACCTATCTGATAAAGTAGATGGCACTCCAACAAGTGGTCTATATGTATCCTCATTCTCAAGCAAAGTATGCAGATCCCGCTTTTTCTGAGGACGCTGTCCATCCTTGTTACAAGAAGCTATCTGGGTCCGGGCCTTGTGACTCTTTTGAGGCACCTTAACTTGTGTGTGATTGCTGCAAACCTTGCTGAGACGATTTTGAAGGCCAAGGACTCTAGACTGCATACGATCAATTGTCAGCAGAATATCTCTTAAAGAATATTGTTCAAACACCCTGTCAGTTTCCTTAGACCCTGGTAATGTATTGCCAGGAACTCTTCGTTTGGTATCATCGGCAACTGCATTACAAATGAAGAAAATAGAGGATTATATATCAGTAAAACAAAACTACTCATCAATAAACATACAAGCAGATGATAGAGATGTTTGCGTTCTGTATGCCGACTTCATTATTCTAACTGTAATAACGACAATGACATTCTATATTGTTGTATGCCAATCTATTCTCAACAAATAAAAAGATACACAAGAGGATTAACAATCAGAATAAATAAACTAGATGCAAAAGCGGCTAACATATGTATATTGAGATCAAAGGCTGTCAAGATAGATACTAGATAGTCAGTTGATGCAAAGCACTAGTTTGAACCCCAACAAATTTTCCAAGCATGCCACAACTTACACTTGGCTGCATTCATTAGCAGGGTTGTTAATTCCGCTTGAGTAATGTTTGGTAGGTGCTGCAGTGATTCCCTTTCTATTCTAAAAGAGAGTAACATGCATTCTTTGAAagaaaataaattatagaaaagaggtattTAAAATTGCTTATAAGAAATACTTGTCAAACCTACAGTTAGTAGCTACTAGCTAGTATACCACAAAATTTAATGGCATATCTACATGGGGCATATTTGACAAATATTACACTTTCTGCTTCCTGTAAGAAACTAAACCCTAATTACTGAAAAGTAGATAAAAGTAAACGACAATATTCTTCTTGATTCTTTCCCAATTGGTACATCTGATGTCCCTTATATAGGAggacttacttgacccctaagtaaTAATCTAAAGGATACAGACCCTTAATTCTAAATTATCTCTTTCCTACTTAAATAACTTCCATATATCTCAATATAGCATAATCCTATATATTCCTACACATAACAACTACAGACCCCTTGACAAGCAGCTCGCCCTGGAGCTGCTCAGGCGGTGGCCACGGTTGCCGCCCAAGGTAACCCCACATTGATGAAGTGTAACACCAGTTCCCTGTGTACtgagatgtgctgaagacaacttcATCCCATTGTGGGTGTAGCAAAACATGATATTTCTTGACTAATTCtgaccctgctgctggaggatgtGGCACTACTTCCGCTCCTCCTTGTAGAGCTGCAGCCCTTCTACCAAGGGGGTTAGCCGCACCAGCTGCTGGTAGGTGGGGGCAGAATTGGGAAGGGGTTTGAGGTGGGATTTGAGCTGTAAGGTGGGGTAGTGGTGGAGGTTGCCAATCTGCCCAGCGGGCTGAGTTCCGAGGGCAGTGGCGGCGGCAATTCCCCTGCTGGAGAAGGGGGCACCAGAGGTGCATCTAAAGGATACAGATCTGATCTCATAACTCTAAATTATCTCTTTCCTATAATAACTTCCATATGCCTCAATATAGCATAAGCCTATATTCGTACACATAACACTTCCGAACTAAAAAGGGGAGAATTTGAGTTCATGGGCAAAGCCATTCAACATACCTGCATTGTCAAAATCATCATGAATCAACAGACCCTCTGTATCAGCTCCACTGTTTTTCTTTTCTGCAAAAGATTTGAGACAAATCATCGTTATGAAGTATGCAAAATATGGATGCTACTACAAGTGCAAGATAGAAAGTCTTCCATCCCTACCATAGTAATAGGATAATATTTGATGATTGTTCATGTACAGTGAGGTGTCCACAATGTCTTCATGCCTCTGCCGTCTTCTCCTCTCCATAGTATTTCTATCATGGCTTTGGGCATCCAGTGTTGCCAATTCTGGATCAGAACTATCTGGTTTCATCATCTCCAGCTGCAGATTCTTCTCATGCTGGATCAAAGCAATTTCCTTGTCATACTTTGCTACTTGCGACGAAAGATCCTTCATACGCAGCTCTAACCACTGGCATCGCCACATGAGCGGGCGAACGGTCTTTCTCCACTCATCTGTCACGAGTTTCTGTCTGAAACATGATTGGTGTTATTTGCGAACTACTAACAGGAGAAAGGATACAGCAGAGTATACAAAGAAAATTTCATTTGCAAAAATCACATCGCAGAAGTATTGCGTATTCATGCTCTAGTCTTAATCACCCCAAATCTACTTCACCATAAGACATACTGAAATATGTGCATACTTCCATTTTGTCACGTGCTTCTGTCTGAAACATGATTGGTGTTATTTGAGAACTACTAACAGGAGAAAGGATACAGCAGAATATACAAAACCAAGTGCTAGCTTGGTGGTTTGTGCTCTGGTGTTGAGCCTAGCCCACCCGAGTTCGAATCCCCTCCATAGCGGTAATTCGCTGGAGGGGCGAACTAAACGGGTTATCATCCATAGCGGTAATTCGCTGGAGAGTCTCATCCTATCTAACCAGCGTAAATCCAAGGGAGGGGCCATTCCCCCATTGGTCAACGGATATAGTACAAAGGAAATTTCGTTTGCAAAAATCCTAATCGCAGAAGTATTGAACATAAGACATAATGAAATATGCATGGCATACTTCCATTTTGTGTCAGGGCCTGTTTCACACTTCAGATTTTTTTTGCAGTTTCCAATCACGGAAAATTTGGTGACAGCAGCACACATGTGGAAGTTGGTGAAATAAGGCATCATGTTTACATATTACTATATTACTAAAAAAAGACACAATACGACATGCCAAGATTAGTTCTTTATTGTTGCAAAAATCACATCGTAGAAGTATTGCGTATTCATGCTCTAATCTCAATCAACCCAAATCTACTTCACCATAGGACATACTGAAATATATGCATACTTCCATTTTGTCACGTGCTTCTGCCTGAAACATGATTGGTGTTGTTTGAGAACTACTAACAGGAGAAAGGATACAGCAGAACATACAAAACCAAGTGCTAGCTTGGTGGCTTGTGCTCTGGTGTTGAGCCTAGCCCACCCGAGTTCGAATCCCCTCCGTAGCGCTAATTCGCTGGAGGGGCGAACTAAACGAGTTATCATCCATAGCGGCAATTCGCTGGAGAGTCTCATCTTATCTAACCAGCATAAATCCAAGGGAGGGACCATTCCCCCGTTGCTCAACGAATATACAAAAGAAAATCATTTGCAAAAATCACATCACAGAAGTATTGTGCATTCATGCTCCAATCCTAATCACCCGAAATCTACTTGAACATAAGACATAATGAAATATGCATTGCATACTTCCATTTTGCGGCGGGGGCCTGTTTCACACTTCAGATTTTTTTTGCTGTTTCCAATCATGGAAAATTTGGTGACAGCAGCACACATGTATAAGTTGGTGAAATAAGGCATCATGTTTACATATTATATTACTAAAAAAATACACAATACGGCATGCCAAGATTAGTTCTTTATTGTTGCAAAAATCACATCGTAGAAGTATTGCGTATCCATGCTCTAATCTCAATCACCCCAAATCTACTTCACCATAGGACATACTGGAATATATGCATACTTCCATTTTGTGACGTGCTTCTGTCTGAAACATGATTGGTGTTATTTGAGAACTACTAACAGGAGAAAGGATACAGCAGAATATACAAAACCAAGTGCTAGCTTGGTGGCTTGTGCCCTGGTGTTGAGCCTAGCCCACCCGAGTTCAAATCCCCTCCGTAGCGGTAATCCCCTGGAGGGGCGAACTAAACGGGTTATCATCCATAGCGGCAATTCGCTGGAGAGTCTCATCCTATCTAACCAGCGTAAAGCCAAGGGAGGGaccattcccccgttggtcaaacGAATATACCAAAGAAAATCATTTACAAAAATCACATCGCAGAAGCCTTGTGCATTCATGCTCCAATCTTAATCACCCCCAAATCTACTTCAACATAAGACATACTGAAATAGGCATACTTCCATTTTGTGGCGGGGCCTGTTTCACACTATAGATTTTTTTTGCAGTTTCCAATTCATGGAAAATTTGGTGACCACAGTACATGTATAAGTTGGTGAAATAAGGCATGTTTACATATTATATTACTAAAAAAAGACACAATACGACATGCCAAGATTAGTTCTTTATTGTTGCAAAAATCACATCGTAGAAGTATTGCGTATTCATGCTCTAATCTCAATCACCCCAAATCTACTTCACCATAAGACATACTGAAATATATGCATACTTCCATTTTGTCACGTGCTTCTGTCTGAAACATGATTGGTGTTATTTGAGAACTACTAACAGGAGAAAGGATACAGCAGAATATACAAAACCAAGTGCTAGCTTGGTGGCTTGTGCCCTGGTGTTGAGCCTAGCCCACCCGAGTTCAAATCCCCTCCGTAGCGGTAATCCCCTGGAGGGGCGAACTAAACGGGTTATCATCCATAGCGGCAATTCGCTGGAGAGTCTCATCCT from Lolium rigidum isolate FL_2022 chromosome 4, APGP_CSIRO_Lrig_0.1, whole genome shotgun sequence encodes the following:
- the LOC124648901 gene encoding uncharacterized protein LOC124648901, coding for MDSSGTDADDVSGDPMDTIDTAACDPHFPEDGYHGDSTEYSSSFGPSCSLSDDETRSGVHDMEVDSPFLGRVTAGGAAAAPKAVRQKLVTDEWRKTVRPLMWRCQWLELRMKDLSSQVAKYDKEIALIQHEKNLQLEMMKPDSSDPELATLDAQSHDRNTMERRRRQRHEDIVDTSLYMNNHQILSYYYEKKNSGADTEGLLIHDDFDNAVADDTKRRVPGNTLPGSKETDRVFEQYSLRDILLTIDRMQSRVLGLQNRLSKVCSNHTQVKVPQKSHKARTQIASCNKDGQRPQKKRDLHTLLENEDTYRPLVGVPSTLSDRSTGYVTGYAKRNFAEEGATQPYAKKVTFETIFGADNPLIHTHVGELYKESADDVLIYNQAAQLEEYQQFERVKKEAENQVKLANKVANTLLFRGEETVARQLVKHEPVHEIASTVKAVGPGSKRGKKSKKKLVSSLPPLEDQAKKSPEVPAKKKIEKDLHSLKNEKPIFVAVEPRKSKRVPKPKKYGSD